From the Lancefieldella sp. Marseille-Q7238 genome, one window contains:
- the uvrC gene encoding excinuclease ABC subunit UvrC — protein MADMSRHKDFDSLVSLREQVNQVPTSPGCYLWKDGSNKVIYVGKAKNLRNRMRQYVTLQDDRAKIPLMMQVVRSFDYIVVENEHEALVLERNLIAQYRPYFNVDFKDDKSYPFIAITETDAFPAIKYTREKHKKGTRYFGPYTDSYAARQTIDTLRKVVPICAAGCVEWKKCRRELEKHPDEASVANMIFAEKGRPCFDYHVGRGPGVCVGAISTAEYVKHVRQVESFLRGNRSEIVSEVQSQMQEAAAELDFERAARLKGRLDALSALDDRQQVMFPVSVNLDLIGFYREETISAACVFVVREGRTIRSVEFILDKGLDVSEDELVSGFVKRYYDETADIPSEVDVPVELSDAALISEWLSRKRGHSCNLHLPQRGEKHRLLEMASKNARHALMRHMIRTGYSDDRTNQALLQLESALALDAPPLRIECFDISTLHGSFTVASMVVFTNGRPDKSQYRRFKIHAELDEANDFVSMSEVLGRRYSPERMADTRFGSRPDLLVVDGGKPQLTAALNQLAELGLDIPVCGLAKSDEEVFVPWDETPIVLPSGSASLYLIKQVRDESHRFAITFHRELRDKAMTVSILDEIPGVGPKRKRDIMRYFGSFKRLKAASADEIAHVKGISKALAQSIFDELKAWQKEPSDVADSASTLNASDAGMDENTRR, from the coding sequence ATGGCGGACATGTCGCGCCATAAAGATTTTGACAGCCTGGTTTCTCTGCGAGAACAGGTCAATCAGGTGCCGACAAGCCCCGGTTGCTATCTGTGGAAAGACGGCTCTAATAAGGTTATTTACGTTGGAAAGGCTAAAAACCTGCGCAATCGCATGCGCCAATATGTGACGCTTCAAGATGATAGAGCGAAGATTCCCCTGATGATGCAGGTGGTACGAAGTTTTGACTATATCGTCGTAGAAAACGAGCATGAAGCACTGGTGCTGGAGAGGAACCTTATCGCCCAGTACCGTCCCTACTTTAACGTTGACTTTAAGGACGATAAAAGCTATCCCTTCATCGCTATTACTGAAACGGACGCTTTTCCCGCCATTAAGTACACGCGCGAAAAACACAAGAAGGGTACGCGCTATTTTGGCCCGTATACGGATTCTTATGCCGCCCGCCAGACCATCGATACCCTGCGCAAAGTAGTCCCTATCTGCGCGGCCGGCTGTGTGGAATGGAAGAAATGCCGTCGTGAGCTTGAAAAGCATCCCGACGAAGCGTCTGTGGCCAATATGATTTTTGCGGAAAAGGGGAGACCGTGCTTTGACTATCATGTGGGTCGCGGACCGGGGGTGTGCGTGGGAGCTATCTCAACGGCAGAATACGTCAAGCATGTGCGGCAGGTAGAGAGCTTTTTGCGTGGCAATCGGTCCGAGATTGTGTCTGAGGTACAAAGCCAAATGCAGGAAGCGGCCGCCGAGCTTGATTTTGAGAGAGCAGCGCGCCTCAAGGGGCGTCTTGATGCGCTGAGCGCCCTTGACGACCGCCAGCAGGTGATGTTTCCGGTTTCGGTCAACCTTGATCTTATCGGTTTTTATCGCGAAGAAACCATTTCCGCCGCTTGTGTCTTTGTGGTTCGCGAAGGCCGTACGATCCGCTCAGTTGAGTTCATTTTGGACAAAGGGCTTGATGTTTCTGAAGATGAGCTGGTTTCCGGTTTTGTCAAGCGCTACTATGACGAGACCGCAGACATTCCCTCAGAGGTTGATGTGCCTGTTGAACTCTCTGACGCGGCGCTCATTTCGGAGTGGCTGTCTCGTAAACGCGGGCACAGCTGCAACTTGCATCTTCCACAGCGTGGTGAGAAACACCGTCTGCTTGAGATGGCCTCTAAAAACGCGCGACACGCCCTCATGCGTCATATGATTCGAACAGGTTATTCTGATGACCGTACCAATCAGGCGTTGCTGCAACTTGAGTCGGCTCTGGCGCTTGACGCGCCGCCCCTGCGTATAGAGTGCTTTGATATCTCTACGCTGCATGGCTCTTTTACGGTTGCGTCTATGGTGGTCTTTACCAACGGACGCCCTGATAAATCGCAGTATCGGCGGTTTAAGATTCACGCTGAGCTTGATGAAGCGAATGATTTTGTTTCTATGTCAGAGGTGCTTGGCCGTCGGTATAGTCCTGAGCGCATGGCTGATACACGTTTCGGTTCTCGTCCTGATTTATTGGTGGTAGACGGAGGAAAGCCCCAGCTGACAGCCGCCTTGAACCAACTTGCGGAGCTTGGGCTGGATATTCCGGTGTGCGGTCTTGCTAAGTCCGACGAAGAGGTCTTTGTGCCGTGGGATGAAACGCCTATTGTGCTGCCGTCCGGTTCCGCGTCGCTTTACTTAATCAAGCAGGTGCGCGATGAGTCTCACCGCTTTGCCATCACGTTTCATCGTGAACTTCGCGACAAGGCCATGACAGTTTCAATCCTTGATGAGATTCCTGGTGTAGGGCCTAAGCGCAAACGAGATATCATGCGCTATTTTGGTTCATTCAAAAGGCTCAAAGCTGCATCGGCAGATGAGATTGCTCACGTCAAAGGTATATCAAAAGCGCTTGCCCAGAGTATCTTTGACGAGCTTAAAGCATGGCAGAAAGAACCTTCGGACGTCGCAGACTCTGCAAGTACACTGAACGCTTCAGATGCAGGAATGGATGAGAATACACGGCGTTGA
- the uvrA gene encoding excinuclease ABC subunit UvrA gives MASNKIAIRGAREHNLADVDIDIPRDKLVVITGLSGSGKSSLAFDTIYAEGQRRYVESLSSYARQFLGQMDKPDLDSIDGLSPAVSIDQKTTSRNPRSTVGTVTEIYDYLRLLYARIGIPHCPECGRVIERQTTDQVADKILEAGKGRRALVLAPVVLGRKGEYTKLFEDLRREGFSRVRVDGEVRELDGEEIKLGKTLKHTIEVVVDRIVIRADSLGRVVEAVEQATKLAQGKVGVFLLADRNDPEHMPDELLQYSLALACPIHGYSMDDLQPRDFSFNAPYGACPDCDGLGIRKIIDAAALITDPKLSVSEGVFGSIFGHSNYYPQILSAVCAHLGVSDKTPWEKLPKRVQDALLGGLGATKIRVDYVTRDGRNTHWFTTFAGVRKILFDKYQDTTSETMKTHLDHYIREMPCSTCHGARLKPEILAVTVGEKNIWEVTEMSCRESLRFFKALTLTERQHFIAGPIVKEIVARLQFLVNVGLDYLTLSRAAATLSGGEAQRIRLATQIGAGLMGVLYILDEPSIGLHQRDNNRLIETLKQLRDRGNTVLVVEHDEDTIRAADYVVDMGPGAGELGGKVVAAGTPEEIVENPDSITGAYLTGRRQIRLPEKRRKPGRGALAITGASANNLKDVSAKIEIGTLTLVTGVSGSGKSSLVTDTLAPALTNAVHHSKRAVGEYRKLSGIDRIDKVIDIDQSPIGRTPRSNPATYIGLWDDLRALYASVPESRARGYSAGRFSFNVPGGRCEACKGDGQIKIEMNFLPDIYVPCEVCHGKRYNRETLEILYHGKSVSDVLDMTVHEALAFFANIPRIKNKLQTLHDVGLGYIHLGQPATTLSGGEAQRVKLAKELHRTQTGKTLYILDEPTTGLHFEDVRQLVDVLERLVDAGNTVLVIEHNLDVIKMADRIIDMGPEGGDGGGTVVAYGTPEQVAQIPESYTGAFLAPILERDRKRQAQE, from the coding sequence ATGGCGTCAAACAAAATTGCGATTCGTGGTGCGCGCGAGCATAATCTTGCGGATGTGGATATTGATATTCCCCGCGATAAGCTGGTAGTTATTACCGGTCTTTCGGGATCGGGAAAGTCAAGTCTTGCGTTTGATACCATCTATGCCGAGGGTCAGCGTCGCTATGTCGAATCGCTTTCAAGCTATGCACGCCAATTTTTAGGTCAAATGGATAAGCCCGATCTGGATTCTATTGACGGTCTTTCTCCTGCTGTTTCCATTGACCAAAAAACTACCAGCAGAAATCCTCGCTCAACGGTCGGTACAGTTACTGAAATCTACGATTACCTGCGACTTTTATACGCTCGTATCGGCATTCCGCATTGCCCTGAGTGCGGTCGTGTGATTGAGCGTCAAACTACCGATCAGGTAGCCGACAAGATTCTTGAGGCGGGGAAGGGTCGCCGTGCGTTGGTTTTGGCTCCTGTTGTCTTGGGCCGCAAGGGCGAATATACCAAGCTGTTTGAAGATCTGAGGCGTGAAGGATTTTCCCGCGTGCGCGTGGATGGAGAGGTACGTGAGCTTGATGGAGAAGAGATCAAGCTGGGTAAGACTCTCAAACACACCATTGAAGTTGTGGTGGATCGTATTGTCATCAGGGCCGATTCGCTGGGACGCGTGGTTGAAGCGGTTGAGCAGGCTACTAAGCTCGCCCAAGGCAAAGTAGGCGTATTTCTTCTTGCGGATCGCAATGATCCGGAGCATATGCCTGATGAGCTTTTGCAGTACTCGCTGGCACTGGCGTGCCCTATCCATGGGTACTCTATGGACGACCTGCAGCCGCGTGATTTCTCATTTAACGCTCCATATGGCGCGTGCCCTGATTGCGACGGATTGGGCATTCGCAAGATTATCGATGCGGCTGCCCTTATCACCGACCCCAAACTTTCCGTTTCCGAAGGTGTTTTCGGTAGCATTTTTGGTCATTCCAACTACTATCCGCAGATTCTTTCCGCTGTCTGCGCTCACTTGGGAGTTTCTGACAAAACGCCGTGGGAGAAGTTGCCAAAGCGTGTGCAAGACGCGCTGCTTGGCGGCTTAGGAGCAACTAAAATCCGCGTTGATTACGTTACGCGCGACGGCCGCAATACCCACTGGTTCACCACGTTTGCAGGCGTGCGCAAGATACTGTTTGACAAGTATCAAGATACGACCTCAGAAACAATGAAGACCCATCTTGATCACTACATTCGTGAGATGCCATGCTCCACATGCCACGGCGCGCGCTTAAAGCCTGAAATTTTGGCGGTTACCGTTGGCGAGAAGAACATCTGGGAAGTTACGGAGATGTCATGCCGAGAAAGCTTGCGGTTCTTCAAAGCTTTAACGCTTACGGAACGGCAGCATTTTATCGCAGGCCCCATTGTGAAAGAGATTGTGGCTCGCTTGCAATTTCTTGTGAATGTCGGCCTTGATTACCTGACGCTTTCTCGTGCTGCAGCTACGCTTTCCGGTGGCGAAGCGCAACGCATTCGCCTGGCGACACAGATAGGTGCTGGTCTTATGGGTGTGTTGTACATCTTGGACGAGCCTTCCATCGGCCTTCACCAGCGCGACAACAATCGCTTGATAGAAACGCTGAAACAGCTTCGTGACCGCGGTAATACCGTATTGGTGGTGGAGCATGACGAAGATACGATCCGCGCGGCGGACTATGTGGTTGACATGGGACCTGGAGCGGGCGAGCTGGGAGGTAAGGTAGTTGCTGCCGGTACGCCGGAAGAGATTGTTGAAAATCCTGATTCCATTACAGGCGCGTATCTTACTGGTCGGCGCCAAATCAGATTGCCGGAAAAGCGTCGCAAGCCGGGACGAGGCGCCCTCGCAATTACGGGAGCATCGGCAAACAATCTCAAAGACGTGAGCGCCAAAATAGAGATAGGCACGCTGACTCTCGTGACAGGAGTTTCCGGTTCAGGTAAGTCTTCGCTGGTGACCGATACTCTCGCCCCTGCGCTGACCAATGCCGTTCATCATTCTAAGCGAGCCGTCGGGGAGTACAGGAAGCTTTCGGGCATTGACCGTATCGACAAAGTCATTGACATCGATCAAAGCCCTATCGGCCGCACACCGCGGTCCAATCCCGCAACCTATATTGGCCTATGGGATGACTTGCGTGCCCTTTACGCCTCTGTTCCCGAATCTCGCGCCCGCGGATACTCGGCAGGACGCTTCTCATTCAACGTGCCGGGGGGACGCTGTGAAGCCTGCAAAGGCGACGGTCAAATCAAGATAGAAATGAACTTTCTGCCGGACATCTATGTGCCCTGCGAGGTCTGCCACGGTAAGCGCTACAACCGCGAGACCCTGGAGATTCTATATCACGGCAAGTCCGTTTCCGATGTGCTTGACATGACGGTTCATGAGGCGCTTGCGTTTTTCGCCAACATTCCACGCATCAAAAACAAACTTCAGACGCTGCACGATGTAGGCCTTGGCTACATTCATTTGGGTCAGCCGGCTACCACGCTTTCCGGCGGCGAAGCTCAGCGCGTGAAACTGGCAAAGGAACTGCACCGTACACAGACGGGCAAGACGCTCTATATTTTGGACGAGCCTACTACAGGCCTTCATTTTGAAGACGTCCGCCAGCTGGTTGATGTGCTGGAGCGCCTTGTGGACGCCGGCAATACGGTACTGGTCATTGAGCATAACCTTGATGTTATTAAGATGGCGGACCGTATTATCGACATGGGCCCCGAAGGGGGAGACGGAGGAGGAACTGTAGTTGCCTACGGCACGCCTGAACAGGTGGCTCAGATACCAGAGTCCTACACCGGCGCGTTTCTCGCTCCCATCCTTGAGCGGGATCGCAAGCGCCAGGCTCAGGAGTGA
- a CDS encoding DUF4173 domain-containing protein — MSYPVPPEGLPQDPGESFTKKQSVALTHRDQVGIGLATLLSVLWVLCADGNLETARFSLEFFTIGGVGLTLYMLTTLAVLVFLQGGLKRLGRITRILLAATALAAIVPSISANHDLRSANALVLLMLYMLDFLLISGCSERIVLTMHGWIASVSFFCRHQFAHAGMAYRALRKKPIASERTRAIIIGIALAGCILLVVLPLLFSADEVFARIVDTFFDWNLESGGVWLVRIIRIAVIVSITFSLLYAVIHALGKDCALGEKLNKPQVSNVLIATTLVLIDAVYALFVFVQITYLFGGVEASALHGGYAQYARSGFFELVVVTAINLALTLLALAVRKREERTAISSTLLYVLLAMTLVMLVSAAQRMTLYTVEFGLSMLRAMTYMGMVAILALVIIAAVRIHKPNVPVFKLGVFCLSVIWLVFALSNPAARIAAFNVDGYLGGSLRQIDVEYLYELGPDSVPALKKLASISGTDAAKEEARMCLDGMSCFYGQTPWSYRTIREMIPNYFPVYPSEQ; from the coding sequence ATGTCATATCCCGTACCGCCCGAGGGTCTTCCTCAAGACCCTGGCGAGAGCTTTACTAAAAAACAGTCCGTTGCGCTGACGCATCGAGACCAGGTGGGCATTGGTTTGGCCACGCTTCTTTCTGTCCTGTGGGTGCTTTGCGCCGACGGGAACCTTGAAACAGCTCGTTTCTCATTGGAATTTTTTACGATTGGCGGCGTTGGCTTGACCCTCTATATGCTTACTACGCTGGCAGTACTCGTCTTTTTACAGGGAGGCCTCAAGCGCCTGGGACGGATTACCAGAATACTTCTGGCAGCAACGGCGCTTGCTGCAATCGTTCCGTCCATCAGCGCAAATCATGACCTTCGCTCGGCAAACGCCCTCGTGTTGCTTATGCTTTATATGCTCGATTTTTTACTGATCAGCGGATGTTCGGAGCGTATCGTTTTAACCATGCACGGCTGGATTGCTTCTGTCAGCTTCTTTTGCAGACATCAGTTTGCCCATGCTGGGATGGCGTATCGCGCATTGCGGAAGAAGCCGATTGCCAGTGAGCGTACCCGGGCGATTATCATAGGCATAGCTCTTGCGGGCTGCATTCTTCTTGTGGTGTTACCACTGCTCTTCTCGGCTGATGAGGTTTTTGCCCGCATAGTTGATACGTTTTTTGACTGGAATCTGGAGAGTGGCGGCGTATGGCTTGTGCGAATCATACGAATTGCCGTCATTGTTTCGATTACGTTTTCACTGCTCTATGCCGTTATACATGCGCTTGGCAAAGACTGTGCGCTAGGCGAGAAGCTCAATAAACCGCAGGTATCAAACGTGCTTATCGCGACGACGCTCGTTCTGATTGATGCGGTATATGCACTCTTTGTTTTCGTTCAAATCACCTATCTTTTTGGCGGTGTTGAGGCGAGTGCCCTACACGGAGGCTACGCACAGTATGCGCGATCGGGTTTCTTTGAGCTTGTCGTTGTGACGGCAATCAATCTTGCCCTGACGCTGCTTGCGCTTGCAGTAAGAAAACGGGAAGAACGTACAGCGATAAGCTCGACTTTACTCTACGTCCTTCTCGCCATGACCCTTGTGATGCTGGTATCTGCCGCGCAGAGAATGACCCTGTATACCGTAGAGTTTGGTCTTTCAATGCTGCGTGCTATGACCTATATGGGCATGGTTGCGATTTTAGCGCTTGTGATCATTGCGGCCGTGCGTATACACAAGCCGAATGTACCCGTCTTTAAGCTGGGCGTTTTCTGTCTGTCTGTCATTTGGCTGGTGTTTGCTCTCAGCAATCCTGCCGCTCGTATCGCCGCGTTTAATGTTGACGGCTACCTTGGAGGCTCTCTCAGGCAGATTGATGTGGAGTATCTGTATGAGCTTGGTCCTGATTCCGTACCGGCGCTCAAGAAGCTCGCGTCAATTTCTGGTACGGACGCTGCAAAGGAAGAAGCGCGGATGTGTCTTGACGGCATGAGCTGCTTTTACGGACAAACTCCCTGGTCATACCGGACGATACGCGAGATGATCCCAAACTACTTTCCTGTTTACCCATCAGAACAGTGA
- the ybaK gene encoding Cys-tRNA(Pro) deacylase, producing the protein MTRREKAQTIQKTNAMRELEAAGVSFEAHRYDVDDSIPSGELGVRIAESLGENKDASFKTLVCEAPAGEYVVCCVPVAQELNLKKAASAAGKKSLSMLPVKDLEAVTGYVRGGCTPIGMKKQFPTLIDETAQLFDVINVSGGRKGLGITVSPIALASCIKATFADIVREARS; encoded by the coding sequence ATGACCAGGCGTGAGAAGGCTCAGACAATCCAAAAGACGAACGCCATGCGTGAACTCGAAGCCGCTGGTGTTTCGTTTGAAGCGCACCGATACGATGTCGATGACAGTATTCCTTCAGGTGAGTTGGGCGTGCGTATTGCGGAATCGCTTGGCGAGAATAAAGATGCCTCGTTTAAAACGCTTGTATGCGAAGCGCCTGCCGGTGAGTATGTGGTGTGCTGCGTGCCTGTCGCGCAAGAACTTAACTTGAAAAAGGCTGCTTCTGCGGCGGGTAAAAAAAGTCTTTCGATGCTGCCGGTCAAAGATCTTGAGGCCGTTACGGGGTATGTTCGGGGAGGCTGCACGCCAATCGGTATGAAGAAGCAGTTTCCCACGCTCATTGATGAGACCGCTCAGTTGTTTGATGTGATTAATGTGTCCGGCGGTCGCAAGGGTCTCGGCATCACCGTTTCGCCGATTGCACTAGCATCGTGTATTAAAGCAACATTTGCCGATATCGTTCGAGAGGCGAGGTCGTGA
- the murJ gene encoding murein biosynthesis integral membrane protein MurJ: MSYQPKHMREITAEQNEFLEREDVLATVSQETLEEEPGLLPEERQKQVSRSASMMSVLVIISRLTGFMRTWAQALAMGATVLASCYSVANILPDQLYELVGAGMLTTAFLPVYMSLKKKVGSAEANAYTSNLLSIVVMITLLVSVLGFIFAGQVIYTQSFSARADFDSELAVYFFRFFAIEVVLYCFSTIFSGVLNAERSYFWPMAAPIFNNFVTTVSFLAYAALAGSHPGLGLLILALGNPLGVLVQVLVQIPSLKRNGIKLRPHIDFHDPALKDTLKIGAPALIVVVANFVTVSVQNSSQLSISVAGSAIATYARLWYTLPYAILTVPVTTALFTELSESWAKEDIAAFKRDLTQGVCQILLFTVPFMLYLIVFSVPLVSIISSGRFETNDILLTAEFLSGLSLALPLYGVGMYLQKVCSAMRHMVLYAVAATLGSVVQVIILLVTTPYVGLGFVAATSMIFNVVVDAVMFVDLWRKLGHIGFKSMMFSFVRSLGLGLLGSGVAVLIMRVLEIAIGPAIGSPMRGLMNCVAAGIPAVLVTYGLAVAFRFPEAAAIRSLLGRLRR; the protein is encoded by the coding sequence GTGAGTTATCAGCCAAAACACATGCGCGAGATTACCGCGGAGCAGAATGAATTTCTGGAGCGCGAGGACGTTCTCGCTACGGTGTCGCAAGAGACGCTTGAAGAGGAACCGGGCCTTCTGCCTGAAGAGCGACAAAAGCAGGTGAGTCGCTCGGCTTCCATGATGAGTGTGCTGGTTATTATCAGTCGTTTAACCGGTTTCATGCGTACCTGGGCACAGGCTCTGGCTATGGGTGCTACGGTTTTGGCAAGTTGCTACTCCGTTGCCAACATACTGCCCGACCAGTTATACGAACTTGTGGGCGCCGGCATGCTGACCACTGCATTTTTGCCCGTCTATATGTCTTTGAAAAAGAAAGTCGGCAGCGCGGAGGCCAATGCCTATACGTCCAATCTGCTTTCAATTGTGGTCATGATTACGCTGCTCGTGTCCGTTTTAGGCTTCATTTTTGCGGGTCAGGTTATCTATACGCAGTCCTTCTCGGCGCGTGCCGACTTCGACTCTGAGCTGGCTGTCTACTTCTTCCGTTTCTTTGCCATCGAAGTGGTCCTCTATTGCTTCTCTACCATCTTTTCCGGGGTACTCAATGCGGAGCGCAGCTACTTTTGGCCGATGGCGGCCCCTATTTTCAATAACTTTGTGACGACGGTGTCTTTTCTTGCCTATGCGGCGTTAGCTGGCTCTCATCCGGGTCTTGGTCTTTTGATTTTGGCTCTGGGAAATCCGCTTGGCGTATTGGTGCAGGTATTGGTACAGATTCCCTCTCTTAAGAGAAACGGCATCAAGCTGAGGCCTCATATCGACTTCCACGACCCCGCGCTAAAAGATACGCTCAAGATTGGTGCCCCTGCCCTTATCGTTGTCGTTGCTAACTTCGTGACGGTATCGGTTCAGAATTCTTCGCAGCTTTCAATCAGCGTAGCTGGAAGCGCCATTGCAACCTATGCCCGTCTTTGGTACACCCTGCCCTATGCCATTTTGACGGTGCCGGTTACCACGGCGTTATTCACGGAGCTCTCAGAAAGCTGGGCAAAAGAGGATATCGCGGCGTTTAAGCGTGACTTAACCCAGGGCGTCTGCCAGATTCTCTTGTTTACGGTGCCGTTCATGCTCTACTTGATAGTGTTTTCGGTGCCGTTGGTCTCGATTATTTCGTCAGGCAGGTTTGAAACAAACGATATTCTGTTGACTGCCGAGTTCCTCAGCGGCCTTTCGTTGGCGCTGCCACTCTATGGCGTTGGCATGTACCTGCAGAAAGTCTGCTCAGCCATGCGTCATATGGTGCTCTATGCTGTCGCGGCGACGCTTGGCTCTGTCGTGCAGGTAATTATTCTTCTCGTGACAACACCCTATGTTGGACTTGGCTTTGTTGCGGCAACATCGATGATTTTTAACGTTGTGGTCGATGCAGTCATGTTTGTGGATTTGTGGAGAAAATTGGGACATATCGGATTCAAGTCCATGATGTTCTCCTTTGTACGTTCTTTGGGTCTTGGGCTTCTTGGCTCGGGTGTAGCCGTTCTTATCATGCGCGTGCTCGAGATAGCTATCGGCCCTGCTATTGGCTCTCCAATGCGAGGTCTTATGAACTGCGTCGCCGCTGGTATTCCAGCTGTCTTGGTGACCTATGGTTTAGCCGTAGCATTCAGATTCCCCGAAGCGGCGGCTATCCGTTCGCTGCTTGGACGACTGAGGCGCTAA
- a CDS encoding helix-turn-helix transcriptional regulator — MDSIAVNLDVVLAKRKMSLTELSERVGVTLANLSILKTGKAKAIRFSTLAAICRELDCQPGELLEFIPDTV, encoded by the coding sequence ATGGATTCGATTGCAGTCAATCTGGATGTCGTTCTTGCGAAACGCAAAATGAGCCTGACCGAGCTGTCCGAACGCGTGGGCGTGACCCTTGCCAACCTTTCAATCTTAAAAACAGGAAAGGCAAAGGCTATTCGCTTCTCAACACTGGCGGCAATCTGCCGTGAGCTTGACTGTCAGCCCGGCGAGCTTTTGGAATTCATACCGGATACCGTGTAG